A genome region from Meleagris gallopavo isolate NT-WF06-2002-E0010 breed Aviagen turkey brand Nicholas breeding stock chromosome 7, Turkey_5.1, whole genome shotgun sequence includes the following:
- the IGFBP2 gene encoding insulin-like growth factor-binding protein 2 isoform X2, with protein sequence MHVQDNGDDRSESILAENHVDSTGGMLSGASSRKPIKTGMKELAVMREKVNEQQRQMGKVGKAHHNHEDSKKSRMPTGRTPCQQELDQVLERISTMRLPDERGPLEHLYSLHIPNCDKHGLYNLKQCKMSVNGQRGECWCVDPIHGKVIQGAPTIRGDPECHLFYTAHEQEDRGAHALRSQ encoded by the exons ACAATGGTGATGACCGGTCTGAGAGCATCCTTGCTGAGAACCATGTGGACAGCACTGGGGGGATGTTGAGTGGagccagcagcaggaaaccCATTAAAACAGGCATGAAGGAGCTGGCGGTGATGAGGGAGAAGGTGAACGAGCAGCAGCGGCAGATGGGCAAAGTGGGCAAGGCCCATCACAACCATGAGGATTCAAAGAAGTCGCGGATGCCGACAGGCAGG ACCCCTTGTCAGCAGGAGCTGGATCAGGTCCTGGAACGCATCTCTACCATGCGACTGCCGGATGAGCGAGGTCCCCTGGAGCACCTCTACTCCCTCCACATCCCCAACTGTGACAAGCATGGCTTGTACAATCTCAAGCAG TGCAAGATGTCGGTGAACGGGCAGCGTGGAGAGTGCTGGTGTGTGGACCCCATCCATGGGAAAGTGATCCAGGGTGCACCCACCATCCGCGGGGACCCCGAGTGCCACCTCTTCTACACAGCCCATGAGCAGGAGGACCGGGGAGCACACGCCTTGCGGAGCCAGTAG